TGATCCAGGCCGATGGCGGCACCCGCACAGCCTCGATTACCGGCGCATGGATTGCCTTGCACGATTGCCTGAAATGGATGGAATCGCGCAACATCATCAAGGTGGACCGGGTGCTGAAGGACCATGTCGCGGCGATTTCCTGCGGTATTTTCGCCGCCCAGCCGGTGATTGACCTGGATTACCTGGAGGACTCTGCCGCCGAAACCGATGCCAATTTCGTCATGACCGGCACAGGCGGCATTGTCGAGATCCAGGGCACCGCCGAAGGCAAGCCGTTCAGCCAGGAAGAATTCCTGACCCTTCTCGGCCTTGCCCAGACAGGCATTGCCGAATTGGTGGACCTGCAAAAACAGGCGATTGCCGGATAAAGAGAGCATCATAATGGCCACAAGCATTGAAGGCATTCTGGAAACCTCACTGTATGTCGATGATCTCGACGCGGCAGAGCGTTTCTATGCCGGCCTGCTCGGCCTTGAGGTGATCATCAGCCAGCCGGGGCGTCATGTGTTCCTGCGCTGTGGGCCGGGCGTTCTGCTGCTGTTTAATGCAGCCGAAACCATCAAGCCCGCAGAGCCCGACGCTCTGCCGGTGCCAGCCCATGGTGCCGTCGGGCCAGGTCATGCCTGCTTTCGGATGGACGGTGCGGCAATGGATGGTATGGCGTCACGGTTGTTGAGCCATGGCGTGGCCATCGAGGCGGATTTTCTCTGGCCGAATGGTGCGCGTTCGATTTATTTCCGCGACCCAGCGGGCAATAGTCT
The nucleotide sequence above comes from Agrobacterium vitis. Encoded proteins:
- the rph gene encoding ribonuclease PH; the protein is MRPSGRKTDQMRKISFERNFSKHAEGSCLVKFGDTHVLCTASLEDRTPPWLRNTGKGWVTAEYGMLPRATGERMKREASSGKQSGRTQEIQRLIGRSLRAVVDLEALGERQISLDCDVIQADGGTRTASITGAWIALHDCLKWMESRNIIKVDRVLKDHVAAISCGIFAAQPVIDLDYLEDSAAETDANFVMTGTGGIVEIQGTAEGKPFSQEEFLTLLGLAQTGIAELVDLQKQAIAG
- a CDS encoding VOC family protein; translation: MATSIEGILETSLYVDDLDAAERFYAGLLGLEVIISQPGRHVFLRCGPGVLLLFNAAETIKPAEPDALPVPAHGAVGPGHACFRMDGAAMDGMASRLLSHGVAIEADFLWPNGARSIYFRDPAGNSLECAEARLWQIE